The stretch of DNA ttgttgcgcttatgggcaatgacaataaaatatattattattattaagtggcAAAGATCAAGAATGGAATTGCTGGACATGTGAGACTAGGTTGTACACCTACAGAGAAATAAGGCGAAAGTGGTGGAACTGAttggattgtgtaggaaggaactgcagatgctggtttaaatcaaagatgcacacaaaatgctggagtacctcagcaggacaggcagcatctctggagagaaggaatgggtgatttttcaggttgagacccttcttcagactgattggattgCTCTGCAGTGAGTCAGCATGGGCCCAATAAGCCACATGGCCTCTTTCTGTATCACAGTCAGTAAGTAGGTGTTTTCTCAGTCTTGAACATCTGCGTAAGAAAACTTGTGATTCTAGGTAAATGCAAAATCAGTAAATAAATATGATAGAAGATGTTCCTACGAGTTCCAGAGCTACATTGCATGAGGTTCTTGTAGCATAAAATAAATGTTGAATAGTTTATAATTTGAACCAAGTTCAGGAAATTCCCTTCAGTTAATACTCTCACATCAGTAAAACGTGCCAGCAACGGACTGTACACGTGTTCAACTGCATTTCCTGTAAAATGGGGCAGCAAATTAGAAACAACTTTCAAGAAATTCATGACTATATTTTTTTCCAATTTTAATGATTATAGTTTGCTGGGGGGTTCAATCTAATATCTGATTCTTTTCAATAACAAAGGACCTTCATCGCTGTGGTATTTTCACAACTTATATATACAAAATTATAACTAACACTTCGAATCTGCAGTAAAACTGGTGGAATGTATGAAACATAGGAgcaatgtaacatttccattggcACAATGTTACTGGCCAGATAATCCGATGTTGTAATATTGGTGAAGACAAATATATTGTCCAGACCATATGGACCATTCTTACTTAGTgccgcaagtgagaatttcatcgtTCAATAAAGCATGATCGACTCTTGAGTGAGGACAAGCAGGGAATTTAAACGGAACCTTGAAATTCATGAGACCTCCCCCTTTCAACCCTTTCCTAAAGAATCCTACTCTGAAAGTGCAACACTCTTTCAGGGTTGCATTCAAACTGCGCCCCGGATTGTATGCGCGAATTTCCAGAGTGGGAATTGAGCGTGCAGCTTCTTGCATCAGAAAAAATACCTTATTTTAACCATCTGTACTAAAAGGGGTTGGCGTTAAAAGTAATTCGAATTACAGTTATATATGCGACATCAGCGGCCCCAGGGAATATTTTCCTATTTATTATACCCGGGCACTTAACATCGGGTGCTGAAAACAGTAGGTCGGTTTTCCGGGGATAAGCAAAGAGATTCTCCTGCTCAGCATGCGATACCCCCGCCCTAATTTCTGTCAGGTACTGCGTCTAGTTGATCATATAGATACATTCAAGTGTAGTCGCAGGATAATCTGCCCCCTAGTGAATGTACAATTAGTGTTTAAACAAATAATCTTATGGTAGAAGAAATGTTAAAGACGCCCAAATATTCGCGCAAAGGACAAGTGACTTAAGATATTGCTTTAATACCGCATGGTTTCTCAGTACTAACGTGCTTTGGGCATTAAACGCTCCTTCCAATTACCTGGACAGAAGCATTGACATCAACGCTCCATCCACATCCGGAGATTATTATTTTACCACGGTCCGCAAGTTAAACTTGTGCATTCATGTCAGGTCTGGGTTACGTCCCAGCGCAACACAGgcggggtttttttttaatgcagcacACTGTGCTCGGCAGTAACGCTGCGGATCTATGGTGAACCTTGTGATGTTACTGCCAGACAagcaacaaaaacaaaaataagtaACCCTTCCAGCCCAGGCAAAGAAGTCCAAGGAAATACCAACATATTACTTTCACCTTCTCTCCCCGCCCACAAAAATAAAGATAATGTGAAACATTGTGGCCTGCGCTAAATGATTTGAAGATATAaccacaaaaaaatatatatccctCCAGCCCAGGCAAAGAAGTCCAAGGAATTACCAACATAAtacataagggtctcgacccgaaacgtcacccattccttcccccgtccctttgagttactccagcaatttgtggctatcttcggtgtaaaccaggatccgcagttccttcctatacataataTTTCCACGTTCACTTTCCCTTGCAAGTCTACACCCCCCATAAAAAAATAATGTGAAACACTGGGGGCTGCGCCAAATGATTAAATAAATAAAGCATCCCTCTCCAGCCTTGGCAAAGAAGTCCAAATACCAAAATAATACAtaattcacccattccttatatccagagatgctgcctgtcccgcggagttactccagcattttgtgtctatcttcggtgtaaaccagaacctgcagttcattcctatacaTAATACTTGCATGTTCACTTCGGTCTACACCCGCCACACAAATAAATAATGTGAAACACTGGGATCTGCGCTAAATGATTTGAAAAGCAAACAGTTCATGGGCGATGCGGCAGGCAggcagggagggaaggagggaagcagGCACACCTCCGGCACGCTGCCTGGCGGCGGTCAgtttactgcctgtcccgctgagttactccagcattttgtggctatcagcGGTCCCTTTAACTGCGTGCCCGCTTGCAGCGCTCTCCGCCCTACCATTGGCCGTCGATGATGTCATGCTTGCGGCAGCGCGTCACTCCTCTCGCCCCCCGCGGCCACCGATTGGCCAGTTCAACAGAGGGCGGGGCCACTGCCTGCCACCCCGCCTCGCCATTGGTCCGCCGCCGTGTCCATCAGGCTGTCGGCCCCGCCCCGCTCCCACAGGTTAAACCAACGCGCTGTATAAGTGCTGCCCTATTAAAGAGGCAACGCTCCCACCTGCACGCCGAGTGAGCAACACAAACAAAAAAGTATTGAAATCGCAATAAACAACAGAAAGTGAATAATTTAGAGTGAGTCGCACGTCGATGAGGTCTAGCAGCTTAACACTGTGATGTAAGTACACTGTGGGAACGTGCCCTGCCTGGTTCCTGGCGAGGAGCCGCTGCAGACTGGCGacaagtgtgagagtgagtgcgaATGGCAGTGgactggagagagggagggagggagtgagggagagagagtcaAGGGGCCGTGATTCCGCCTGGAACTACCATTAAACTGATCCATCTTGAACTTTTACTAAGATAATAAATAGCGAATGCATTTAAAGTCAGCTCAGCTGCTTGCCAACTGCATGCGCTCTTCGCcccagtttatttttagttgagtTCTCTGTCTATTTGCAGCAGCGTATCTTTTAATTTataccaccaccccccacccctcccctcccctccccaacattcacacaccctccctcccctctgatGCTAACAGTACATTTGATCCCGTTTCAGTCCATTTAGTCCTCGGATCGACAGCAGCGCCCAGCACCATCATCCTGATGCCTCCATCCCCTCTCGACGAACGGATTGTTGGTGTGGTGGCATTGCCGAGGCCGGTCCGACCGCAGGAACTTCATCTCCGCTTAGATAGCACCTACGTGGCTTCTCTTCCAGCGACCACTGCCCCTGCTGCTTGCAAGCCCCAGACCCAGAGCACGATCCTCAGCCCGGAGGCTGGGGTTTCGTTCCGAAGCGTCAACTTCACGTATATGCCATCATCCAACGGCTCGGTGCGCTCCCTGTCCTGTGGATGCAGCAGCGCTAGTTGCTGCACTGTGACCACCTACGATAATAAAGGCAACGGGTGCGACCAGACCCTAGGATcagccggcagcagcaacctCGTCCCAGCCTCTGCTTCTAAACTCGGGACTTCTGCAAACTGTGCCTCTTGTGCCAGTAACCAGATGGTGAGCAACAGCAGTAGCAGCAATGAGAATGGTGCCACTCTGAACCCACCGCCTTCTTCTGCCTCTGCCGCTGGACTCGGAGGACTCCTGTCTCCTCCATTAAGTGGATCCACCAAGCACATCGCCGGCGTCCGCACCATTTACCCCACCGAGTTAGCCAAGAAATTGACCAAATGCAGCAAGGGCCCCCAGTCACAGAGCCAGGGTCCTGTGATCATAGACTGCCGCCCCTTCATGGAGTATAACAAAAGCCATATCCAGGGTGCCGTCCACATTAACTGCTCGGACAAGATCAGCAGGCGGCGGCTGCAGCAGGGCAAAATCACGGTCTTGGATCTCATCTCTTGCAGGGAAGGCAAGGACTCCTATAAAAGGATTTTCgccaaggagatcattgtttacgaTGAGAACACTAATGAGCCCAACCGGGTCATGCCCTCACAACCCTTGCATATAGTCCTGGAATCGTTGAAGCGAGAAGGCAAGGATCCATTGGTTTTAAAAGGTATTattgtttaaatatttttatttcatttatagAGAAAATAAAAGTTTTTAAAGATAATATGTGGCATTGTGATAGGGAGCAGACTGATGTACAAAACAGTTTTGTGGAAATGGTAAAAGGAAGTTACAAGAGATGAGTGtaattcggaaacaaaaacactgtGAAACTTCATCAGTTCCTTTTAATATTTCCACAAAGCCATACATTTTATTGTTCCTTTGGACATATTAGCTATTTGCACGATGTtttaatatataaaatgatgaagtTGAATTGGGAAGTTTAGCTTGtagttttttttaactgggtattaaGTAGAAATCATGGTTATGAAAAAAAACGCACTTGCAAGCAGAGAGAAAAGCAGCCTGGATCTAGGATACAGTATGTGTGGCATGTCTCTCCTTTCATCAGAGAAAAATGAACACCAAGGATGTTTCCTGCAGATATTAACAAGTTGTGAAAGGTCCTGATTGCAAGGCAAACACAATTTCTGATACAACATCAGTAAGGACATTTGACAATGATATTGACTTTGTTTGGTTTTGAATGCATTGCAGTTTTTCAATCTCAATGCAGTTAATTATCATGGATGAAGTGAGCAGCAACAATATGAAATGCAGAGCAGGTTGGCTACTGCAGCATTGATCTTCCAAACAGATTGATGAGGGTTTGAGTCCCACCGCATCTTGTCACTCCAATCTTCAGGCAACATTTGGGATTGAATCTACCATATTTTGCAAGCTCCTAGGTAGACCACTTTTTCACCAAGAGTTAATATAAGGGAAATACAATTACTTTATTCCCCTCAAACATCACAATAATATTCTTTCCCTTGGTGGTTAATTGCAGAACAATGTGTGACCTTCATTGTCATTCGGCCTGGATGGAAGAAAAAAAGGCCTATAAtggaaaatgtataaaaattgtaaGATGCAAGAAGACACATTAGAAAACACATGATGGATGAGTAGCTTGTTATTAACACAATTTCAGTGAGAGTCGCTGTGATTACATGCTATTAGGAATATGAATGGAAATAGATTTTACTGACAATGTCAAATCTGCACCAGTTATTGGTTTAGCCAAAGACTAGATATGTCAGTTTTAAGGGTCCTTTTGGGAAGATTGTCGATGCCATTGTGAAGATCTTGTAAAGACACTGAACTGGCTGTAGAGATTAGCAGCTTTAGTTATGAGAATGGAcgattctttttttaatttggagtCACCAAATGAGGGAATAACAAGTTGAGAGAAAAGGGTTGGTAAATGTAGGAATATTTTCAAACTTAAGGGGACCAGAATGGTATAAATGCAACAATGCAAGGTCAAAACCATGCAGATAAAACCAGTGAGAGGTATCAGATATAACGGTAAAGATGTTTatgaaaatatttaggttaaatgtcaTTAAAATTAATGATTATCCATTGAAGATAAATTAATGCAGGACTATGACAGATAATTAAATGGTAGACATGCTAAATTAAAACTATTTTGTTACCTAATATAGGAGGGGAAGAAGTAAATACAACTGATACAAAGGAGTCATAAaatgataccgtgtggaaacaggcccttcggcccaacttgcccatactggccacatgtcccagctacactagtcccacctgcctgtgcttggtccatatcccttcaaacttgtcctatccatgtacctgtctaactgtttcttaaacgttgggatagtcccagc from Amblyraja radiata isolate CabotCenter1 chromosome 8, sAmbRad1.1.pri, whole genome shotgun sequence encodes:
- the dusp10 gene encoding dual specificity protein phosphatase 10: MPPSPLDERIVGVVALPRPVRPQELHLRLDSTYVASLPATTAPAACKPQTQSTILSPEAGVSFRSVNFTYMPSSNGSVRSLSCGCSSASCCTVTTYDNKGNGCDQTLGSAGSSNLVPASASKLGTSANCASCASNQMVSNSSSSNENGATLNPPPSSASAAGLGGLLSPPLSGSTKHIAGVRTIYPTELAKKLTKCSKGPQSQSQGPVIIDCRPFMEYNKSHIQGAVHINCSDKISRRRLQQGKITVLDLISCREGKDSYKRIFAKEIIVYDENTNEPNRVMPSQPLHIVLESLKREGKDPLVLKGGHSSFKQHHENLCDHSLQLQECPAAGGASAIPTQLPQSIPTTPDIENAELTPILPFLFLGNEQDAQDIEKMQQMNIGYIINVTTHLPLYHYEKGIFHYKRLPATDSNKQNLRQYFEEAFEFIEEAHQCGKGLLIHCQAGVSRSATIVIAYLMKHTRMTMTDAYKFVKGKRLIISPNLNFMGQLLEFEEDLNNGVTPRILTPKLIGVETVV